A portion of the Leucoraja erinacea ecotype New England chromosome 9, Leri_hhj_1, whole genome shotgun sequence genome contains these proteins:
- the slc35f4 gene encoding solute carrier family 35 member F4 isoform X3, with translation MTFRRIGSTIWTRIMAPGRVVNLAPPSSSRFSGGFWLFFLCHPPGECSRIFGEEGLTLRLFLKRTAPFSILWTLTNYLYLLALRKLTATDVSALFCCNKAFVFLLSWIVLKDKFMGVRIVAAIMAITGIVMMAYADGFHGDSILGVALAVGSASTSALYKVLFKMFLGSANFGEAAYFISILGIFNLIFISSVPVILYFTKVEYWSSFSALPWGYLCGIAGLWLAFNILVNLGVVLTYPILISIGTVLSIPGNAAVDLLKHEVIFSMVRLAATTVICIGFLLMLLPEEWDEITLKFINRLKEKKNEEQTEDVTESTVHTRTRSRANGTVSIPLA, from the exons ATGACGTTTCGGAGAATCGGATCGACAATCTGGACCAGGATAATGGCACCAGGACGCGTTGTCAATCTTGCACCGCCAAGTTCTTCAAGATTTTCTGGGGGTTTCTGGTTGTTCTTTCTGTGTCATCCTCCTGG AGAGTGCAGCAGAATATTTGGTGAAGAGGGACTGACTTTGAGACTCTTCCTGAAAAGAACAGCCCCGTTTTCTATCCTCTGGACATTAACTAATTACCTCTATTTACTGGCTCTGAGGAAATTAACAGCCACAGATGTTTCTGCTCTCTTTTGTTGCAACAAAGCATTTGTCTTCCTGTTGTCTTGGATTGTGCTCAAAGACAAGTTCATGGGAGTTCGA ATTGTTGCTGCAATCATGGCAATTACTGGGATTGTAATGATGGCGTATGCAGATGGTTTCCATGGTGATTCAATCTTGGGCGTGGCGCTGGCTGTTGGATCTGCCTCGACATCAGCATTGTACAAG GTCCTATTTAAAATGTTTCTTGGAAGTGCAAATTTCGGTGAAGCTGCCTATTTTATTTCCATCCTGGGCATCTTCAACTTAATTTTTATATCCTCTGTACCGGTGATATTGTACTTTACGAAAGTGGAGTACTGGTCCTCATTTTCTGCTTTACCTTGGGGTTACCTTTGTGGAATCGCGGGGCTTTGGTTAG CTTTCAATATACTTGTAAACCTTGGTGTTGTCTTAACATATCCCATACTCATATCCATTGGGACTGTTCTGAGTATCCCTGGAAATGCAG CTGTTGACCTTCTGAAACATGAGGTTATATTTAGCATGGTGAGGTTGGCTGCCACAACCGTTATATGCATTGGCTTCCTATTGATGCTGCTACCAGAAGAATGGGATGAAATTACTTTAAAGTTTATCAACAGATTAAAAGAGAAGAAAAACGAGGAACAAACAGAAGATGTCACAGAGTCCACTGTCCACACTCGGACTAGAAGCAGAGCAAATGGTACAGTTTCAATACCTTTGGCTTAA